The DNA window AGTAATCGGTTCAGGTGAATCAATATCATAATAAAACCCGTTTTCAATAACTGGACCAATTCCTAATTTTACATCTTTAAACAAACGCTTTACAGCTTGTGCAAGTAAGTGAGCTGAACTATGACGAAGAATTTCTAAAGCTTCATCGGATTCTGGTGTAATAATTGCAATGTCGCCATCTTCTGTAATTGGTGTTTTTAAATCAATTAGTTGACCACTTAATTTACCCGCCAAAGCTTTTTTACGTAATCCCGGGCTAATCGATTGAGCTATTTCTTCTGTTGTTGTAGACATCGGAAATTCCTTTACTGCTCCATCTGGGAATTGCAATTTAATAATTTCTGCCATTTTGAACACTCCTCTTAAATAAATGTAAAAAAAACAAAAAACCCCATCCCTAAAAAGGGACGAGGTTCAATCGTGGTTCCACCCTTCTTCTGTCTATCCAAAATAAAAATAGACGAAGCTCTGCATCGGCTAACGGGCCGGTGACCGACAGCTGCTAAATAATTAGTTCACAGCTATTGCTCCAAGGTGGTAAATCGATTGCCGATACTTAAGAAGCTTCCAGCCAAGGCTTCTCTCTCTTAAAAGTCGTACAAACTGATTGTTGTCCTCTTCAACGCATTTACTTATTCTTATGAAAATGATTATACGCCACCAAAAAACCATTTGCAAGTCGTTCTTAAGAAAATCACAAGGCTCACTTAATTCTACTTGAGCGTTTTGGTTCGATTCCGACGAAACGATTGTTCTTGCGCAAGTTTATCGCTGAAAATTACTAAAAAAAGTTAATTTTCTCTCCAGTTCTTCCCTTTGAGTGAAATAGGAATTGTTAGCGCACGGATTCTCTCCATTATTCTGCCGGCTTTCACCACTTCTTTTTCACCACGTTGGGTAAATGATAAATGATGCTGCAATTCATCATAATTGAAGTTGGACGACATAAATGTAGGTAATTGCTCTGACATTCTGAAATGAAGGATGGTGCCTAAAATCTCGTCTCTTGTCCAACTCGACATCGTTTCCGCACCTATATCATCTAGCATAAGAACAGGAGCACGCTTTACAAATTCAATTTTTTCAGCAAGTGACTGATCTTGAATTGCTTGTTTCATTTCCCTTAAAAATTCCGGAACGTATACAACTACCGAGTGTATATGTCTAGCTGCCAACTCATTAGCTAATGCCCCTAACAGATAGGATTTCCCAACCCCAAACTGTCCGTAAATATAGAGCCCTTTTACTGGCAATACATTCGTACTTTCCCACTCGTTTAAAAAGTCTTTTGCAGCGCGAACTGCTACTACACGACTTCCATCCTCTAAATCAACACCAGAAAGACTAGCTTCCATTACTTCTTTCGGCATATGAATGCTATCTATCATAGATGTTACTTTCTTCCGTTCATCCTCAATGACGCCGCGCTTACAGCGTACATATTCTGAATCAATTAAGTTTCGATCCAATACAAGTTTTGGCTCATATCCTTTTAGGTGATTCACGCATTGCTCTAAAGAAGGACAGGACACACAATCATGGGATTGAGACTTATACTCATAGAGTTTACTTAAGCTTCTATCTACAATTTGCTTGGAAATATCGGCAGCATTTTCTTCCAAAAACTTTTGTACTCCTGGATTTTCTAAAACTTCCTGTTTCATGTCATCTAATCTAGAGGTAAATTCCGGTGATATGACTCTTTTTAATGTTTCATTTATTCGTTCCATCTGCGTCACCTACCTTTTCTTGACACCTAGTTCGGCTAGTAGTTTTTGTCGTTCTTCATCTATATTTTGTATTCCATTCGTTTCGTTTCCAGATTGCTTTGTTTCCCCATTTTTTTTGTAAAACCAGTCCGGAACTTTTTCTTCGCGTGTTGGTTTTTTCGCATAGGATTTCTGCTTAGAGCCTTCATTTTTCCATTTAATATATTGTTCATGTTCATTTCTTGCCAGCTCCATTGCTTGCTTTGCTGTTTTTACATCTTTTCGCATCCAATGGGAAGCAATTTTTTCTGCATAGTTTTTCGTCAGCTTCATATCCGTTCGAAGAAGTACATATTGCAATAAAACATTTACAACACCAATAGGCATTTTATAGTGAGTCACAAAATAATTCGCTAGTTGGACATCCGCAAGAATGGGCTCTTTTCCATTTGCAATATCTTTTAATACAACTGTTGGGGAAGTTGTTTCTAAATAATGTATCAGTTCCTCTTCTTTCGATAAAGGTTGACTATTTTTTGGAATTGGCTTTACCTGTTGTTCCATTATTTTCTCAATGACTGGTGCAGTTTTGGAAACAGTAAGTTTATAGTAGTCTGCACATGCTTTTTTTAATCTAGCCTCTGAAAGATGTAATTCGTCATCCAAAGCAAGAATAACCACTTTTTGCATTTCAATTGGATTTAAATTATATAAAAACCCAAGTTTAGCAATCACTTCTTTTGCTTCAATGGTCATCGCAGATTTTGGTACCAATTGTTCGGATAAACCTTCTTGTAATAAAGCAAAATCGAATTCTTCATAGTAAAAAGGAATAGAAGACTTTCTTTCTTTTGATTCAAATTCATCTGTATGGGAGATAACACTTCCGGTTTTCGTAGACGGTTTAAAAACATCCATAAACGTTCGAGAAACATCTGTAAATCCATTATTCCAATTTGCTTTATGTATATAGCGGTTTCGCAATTGTTTATAAGCATTTTCTCCAATTTTATTCAGCAAAAACATGGACAATAGAGGGTCCTTTAAAAAGGACTCTGCGTCTAAGGGAGCAGCGAGCTCGTAGTAAAAAACACGGCCATCTTCCTCTGACTTTTGCCATGTACGAAGCAATCCTATAGCTTCGAGAGCTATTCTCGCCTGAAAGATCTTGCCTATTGAAACACCTAATACATTCATGAGTTGATAATGCGGCCATTGTTCGTTGTTTCTTAATTCTCCATCTGCCC is part of the Psychrobacillus sp. FSL H8-0483 genome and encodes:
- a CDS encoding DnaD domain protein, with amino-acid sequence MLYKELQPADLYMIRLPYSFSDYDRQLLTLFYQPLVGAEGISLYLTLWADGELRNNEQWPHYQLMNVLGVSIGKIFQARIALEAIGLLRTWQKSEEDGRVFYYELAAPLDAESFLKDPLLSMFLLNKIGENAYKQLRNRYIHKANWNNGFTDVSRTFMDVFKPSTKTGSVISHTDEFESKERKSSIPFYYEEFDFALLQEGLSEQLVPKSAMTIEAKEVIAKLGFLYNLNPIEMQKVVILALDDELHLSEARLKKACADYYKLTVSKTAPVIEKIMEQQVKPIPKNSQPLSKEEELIHYLETTSPTVVLKDIANGKEPILADVQLANYFVTHYKMPIGVVNVLLQYVLLRTDMKLTKNYAEKIASHWMRKDVKTAKQAMELARNEHEQYIKWKNEGSKQKSYAKKPTREEKVPDWFYKKNGETKQSGNETNGIQNIDEERQKLLAELGVKKR
- the dnaI gene encoding primosomal protein DnaI translates to MERINETLKRVISPEFTSRLDDMKQEVLENPGVQKFLEENAADISKQIVDRSLSKLYEYKSQSHDCVSCPSLEQCVNHLKGYEPKLVLDRNLIDSEYVRCKRGVIEDERKKVTSMIDSIHMPKEVMEASLSGVDLEDGSRVVAVRAAKDFLNEWESTNVLPVKGLYIYGQFGVGKSYLLGALANELAARHIHSVVVYVPEFLREMKQAIQDQSLAEKIEFVKRAPVLMLDDIGAETMSSWTRDEILGTILHFRMSEQLPTFMSSNFNYDELQHHLSFTQRGEKEVVKAGRIMERIRALTIPISLKGKNWREN